The following are encoded together in the Xanthobacter autotrophicus Py2 genome:
- a CDS encoding Cupin 2 conserved barrel domain protein (PFAM: Cupin 2 conserved barrel domain protein~KEGG: pol:Bpro_0361 cupin 2, conserved barrel): protein MNVMRFDQAPPYQAPGHALMHMVRLQGREAGPADCLWLGLSTIEPGGGTTLDASGVEKMYVVLDGEVTVSNGQEEATLRPWDSCRIAPNESRALRNNTNRIARILLAMPL from the coding sequence ATGAACGTCATGCGATTTGACCAGGCCCCGCCCTACCAGGCCCCCGGACATGCGCTGATGCACATGGTCCGGCTCCAGGGCCGGGAGGCCGGCCCCGCCGATTGCCTGTGGCTAGGCCTGTCCACCATCGAGCCCGGCGGCGGCACGACCCTCGACGCCTCAGGCGTGGAGAAGATGTACGTGGTGCTCGACGGCGAGGTGACCGTCAGCAACGGGCAGGAGGAGGCGACATTGCGGCCATGGGATTCCTGCCGCATCGCCCCCAACGAGAGCCGCGCGCTCAGGAACAATACCAACCGCATCGCGCGGATCCTGCTCGCCATGCCGCTTTAA
- a CDS encoding sodium:dicarboxylate symporter (PFAM: sodium:dicarboxylate symporter~KEGG: bxe:Bxe_A4197 sodium/dicarboxylate symporter) — translation MAFATAKPVTRKPFYKILYVQVLFAIAVGIALGHFWPTLAIQMKPLGDGFIKLIKMLIALVIFCTVVSGIAGMESMKKIGRIGGKSLLYFEVVSTLALAIGMIVGNVLRPGAGFNVDPATLDAKAVMSYAGKAQEQTIVEFLLNIIPNTVVDAFAKGDILSVVMISVLFGCVLSRLGEKGRLVKEMIDGTSGLVFGAINVVMKLAPAGAFGAMAFTIGRYGIASLGPLLQLILAFYLTSLIFVLVVLGAIARAAGFSIIRFLAYIKEEILIVLGTSSSDSALPSLMAKLERLGCSRPVVGLVVPTGYVFNTDGTSIYMTMAALFVAQATNTDLTLTQQLSIFAVAMLTSKGASGVTGASFIALVGTLSVVPTIPVAGMALILGIDRFMSEARALVNMIGNGVATVVMARWEGELDHARLTAVLRGEAVQDELSLGHEAGEPEPLRPAVAQPAA, via the coding sequence ATGGCCTTTGCCACAGCGAAACCTGTCACCCGGAAGCCATTCTACAAGATACTCTACGTCCAGGTCCTGTTCGCCATCGCCGTCGGCATCGCGCTGGGCCATTTCTGGCCCACACTCGCGATCCAGATGAAGCCGCTGGGCGACGGCTTCATCAAGCTGATCAAGATGCTGATCGCGCTGGTGATCTTCTGCACCGTGGTCTCCGGCATCGCCGGCATGGAAAGCATGAAGAAGATCGGGCGCATCGGCGGCAAGTCTTTGCTGTATTTCGAGGTGGTGTCCACCCTCGCGCTGGCCATCGGCATGATCGTCGGCAACGTGCTGCGCCCCGGCGCCGGCTTCAACGTGGATCCGGCCACCCTCGATGCAAAAGCTGTCATGAGCTATGCCGGCAAGGCGCAGGAACAGACCATTGTCGAGTTTCTGCTGAACATCATCCCCAATACCGTGGTCGATGCCTTCGCCAAGGGCGATATCCTCTCGGTGGTGATGATCTCCGTTCTGTTCGGCTGCGTGCTGTCGCGGCTCGGCGAGAAGGGCCGGCTGGTCAAGGAGATGATCGACGGCACCAGCGGCCTCGTGTTCGGCGCCATCAACGTGGTCATGAAGCTGGCGCCCGCCGGCGCTTTCGGGGCCATGGCCTTCACCATCGGGCGCTACGGCATCGCATCGCTTGGCCCGCTGCTCCAGCTCATCCTCGCCTTCTACCTCACCTCCCTCATCTTCGTGCTGGTGGTGCTCGGGGCGATCGCGCGGGCAGCCGGCTTCAGCATCATCAGGTTTCTCGCCTACATCAAGGAAGAGATCCTGATCGTGCTCGGCACCAGTTCCTCGGATTCCGCCCTGCCCTCGCTGATGGCAAAGCTGGAGCGGCTCGGCTGCTCCAGGCCGGTGGTCGGCCTCGTGGTGCCCACGGGCTATGTCTTCAACACCGACGGCACCAGCATCTACATGACCATGGCGGCCCTGTTCGTGGCCCAGGCCACCAATACCGACCTGACGCTGACCCAGCAGCTGTCGATCTTCGCGGTGGCCATGCTCACCTCGAAGGGGGCGAGCGGGGTCACCGGCGCCTCCTTCATCGCCTTGGTGGGGACGCTGTCCGTGGTGCCCACCATCCCGGTGGCGGGCATGGCGCTGATCCTGGGCATCGACCGCTTCATGAGCGAGGCGCGGGCGCTGGTGAATATGATCGGCAACGGCGTCGCCACCGTGGTGATGGCCCGCTGGGAAGGCGAGCTCGACCATGCGCGGCTCACTGCCGTGCTGCGCGGTGAAGCGGTGCAGGACGAGCTGTCGCTTGGGCATGAGGCGGGGGAGCCCGAGCCCCTGCGGCCGGCGGTGGCCCAGCCCGCCGCCTGA
- a CDS encoding exodeoxyribonuclease VII, small subunit (TIGRFAM: exodeoxyribonuclease VII, small subunit~PFAM: Exonuclease VII small subunit~KEGG: rpe:RPE_1068 exodeoxyribonuclease VII, small subunit), translated as MAEAAKATSAKSAQSAGPAAGVDKLSFEQALAELEAIVGNLERGSVPLEESIAMYERGEALKMRCETLLRAAEARVETITRDADGRPSGTAPLDADG; from the coding sequence ATGGCCGAGGCAGCAAAGGCAACCAGCGCCAAGTCAGCCCAGAGCGCCGGACCGGCCGCGGGCGTGGACAAGCTCAGCTTCGAGCAGGCGCTGGCGGAGCTGGAGGCCATCGTCGGCAATCTTGAGCGGGGCAGCGTGCCGCTGGAGGAATCCATCGCCATGTACGAGCGGGGCGAGGCCTTGAAGATGCGCTGCGAGACCCTGCTGCGGGCGGCGGAAGCCCGCGTCGAGACCATCACCCGCGACGCCGATGGCCGCCCCTCCGGCACTGCGCCGCTGGATGCGGACGGATAG
- a CDS encoding tRNA synthetase class II (G H P and S) (PFAM: tRNA synthetase class II (G H P and S)~KEGG: bra:BRADO6106 putative histidyl-tRNA synthetase), producing MLPAASAPLPPRDPSSLEDALIACFETAGFSRHDPPILHPADAFLDLSGESIRRRMYLTADADGRELCLRPDITIPVARAVIAERMPLPARVSYLGPVFRFRGEGSGEFRQAGVESFGRTDIEAADAEMVALGLNACALYGVPQPEIRLGDVGLFAALLEALPLAPALRRRLLKDFGQSRLDADLGRQKARPQESASAHAGVLAALTGADPEAARALITDLLSIAGISTVGGRTVSEIAERFLEQSSLEAGAGLSGETGEILSRYLAISGTPDEASARMRALAADAGIDLSAALDTFDRRTGFLTAFAVNLSDVRFSSAFGRPLDYYSGMVFELHDTSGRTDGPLVAGGRYDKLLARLGAETSVPGVGLAVWVERLAALALAPFPAAVEGAR from the coding sequence ATGTTGCCCGCGGCGTCCGCGCCCCTTCCGCCCCGCGATCCCTCAAGCCTCGAAGATGCGCTCATTGCGTGCTTCGAGACTGCCGGCTTCTCGCGCCACGATCCGCCCATCCTCCATCCGGCGGACGCGTTCCTCGATCTGTCGGGGGAATCCATCCGCCGCCGTATGTATCTGACGGCGGACGCGGACGGGCGCGAACTGTGCCTTAGGCCCGACATCACCATCCCCGTGGCCCGCGCCGTCATCGCCGAGCGCATGCCGCTGCCCGCGCGCGTGAGCTATCTGGGCCCCGTGTTCCGCTTCCGGGGCGAGGGATCGGGCGAGTTCCGGCAAGCGGGCGTGGAATCCTTCGGCCGCACCGACATTGAGGCGGCCGACGCGGAGATGGTCGCCCTCGGCCTCAACGCCTGCGCGCTCTATGGCGTCCCGCAGCCGGAGATCCGGCTCGGCGACGTGGGTCTGTTCGCCGCGCTGCTTGAAGCGCTGCCCCTGGCCCCCGCCCTGCGCCGGCGGCTGCTGAAGGATTTCGGCCAGAGCCGGCTCGATGCCGACCTCGGCCGCCAGAAGGCGCGCCCGCAGGAAAGCGCCTCGGCCCATGCCGGCGTGCTGGCGGCCCTCACCGGCGCCGATCCCGAGGCGGCGCGGGCGCTGATCACCGATCTCTTGTCCATCGCCGGCATCTCCACCGTGGGCGGACGCACCGTGTCCGAGATCGCCGAACGCTTCCTGGAGCAGTCCTCGCTGGAGGCCGGTGCCGGCCTCTCCGGCGAGACCGGGGAGATCCTCTCGCGCTACCTCGCCATCTCCGGCACGCCGGACGAAGCCTCGGCCCGCATGCGGGCGCTGGCGGCGGACGCGGGCATCGACCTGTCCGCCGCCCTCGACACCTTCGACCGGCGCACCGGCTTCCTCACCGCTTTTGCGGTGAACCTGTCGGACGTGCGCTTCTCCAGCGCCTTTGGGCGGCCGCTGGACTATTACAGCGGCATGGTCTTCGAGCTGCACGACACCAGCGGTCGCACCGATGGGCCGCTGGTGGCCGGCGGGCGCTACGACAAGCTGTTGGCGCGCCTCGGCGCCGAGACCAGCGTGCCCGGCGTCGGCCTCGCGGTGTGGGTTGAACGCCTCGCCGCCCTCGCCCTCGCCCCCTTCCCTGCTGCCGTGGAGGGCGCCCGATGA
- a CDS encoding ATP phosphoribosyltransferase (PFAM: ATP phosphoribosyltransferase catalytic region~KEGG: nwi:Nwi_2566 ATP phosphoribosyltransferase) produces the protein MTSPLILAVPSKGRLQENVHAFFSRAGMPLTQARGARDYRGALGGVDNVEVAYLSASEIAAALAAGAAHIGVTGEDLVRENILEADSRVALLEKLGFGHANVVVAVPQAWIDVRTMDDLDDVASHFHGRTGRRIRVATKYVNLTRGFFARYGIVDYRIVESAGATEGTPASGSAELIVDITTTGATLAANALKVVDDGIILKSEANLVASLTANWSGSALSAARAMFDRLGAEKRARTMREVRTRFASCDASLVEQAVARYRCVAPFGGPTSSGMLTLHCPPDTLHGLATFLREQGASMVTVGPIEYVFAADNPLFEALEARLG, from the coding sequence ATGACCAGCCCGCTCATTCTCGCCGTGCCCTCCAAGGGCCGGCTGCAGGAGAATGTCCACGCCTTCTTCTCCCGGGCCGGCATGCCGCTGACGCAGGCGCGCGGCGCCCGCGACTATCGCGGCGCCCTCGGCGGCGTGGACAATGTGGAGGTGGCTTATCTCTCCGCCTCCGAGATCGCGGCAGCTCTTGCCGCCGGCGCCGCCCACATCGGGGTGACGGGCGAGGACCTGGTGCGCGAGAACATCCTGGAGGCCGACAGCCGGGTCGCGCTGCTGGAAAAGCTGGGCTTCGGCCACGCCAACGTGGTGGTGGCGGTGCCGCAGGCCTGGATCGACGTGCGCACCATGGACGATCTCGACGACGTAGCGAGCCACTTCCACGGCCGCACCGGCCGACGCATCCGCGTCGCCACCAAATATGTGAACCTGACCCGGGGCTTCTTTGCCCGCTACGGCATTGTGGATTACCGCATCGTCGAAAGCGCGGGCGCTACCGAAGGCACCCCGGCCTCCGGCTCGGCCGAGCTGATCGTGGACATCACCACCACCGGCGCGACGCTGGCCGCCAACGCCCTGAAGGTGGTGGACGACGGCATCATCCTGAAGTCGGAAGCCAATCTCGTGGCCTCGCTCACCGCCAACTGGAGCGGCAGCGCGCTTTCGGCGGCGCGGGCCATGTTCGACCGGTTGGGGGCGGAAAAGCGCGCGCGAACCATGCGCGAGGTGCGCACCCGCTTCGCGAGCTGCGACGCCTCCCTGGTGGAGCAGGCGGTGGCGCGCTATCGCTGCGTCGCACCGTTCGGCGGCCCCACCTCCTCCGGCATGCTGACCCTGCACTGCCCGCCGGATACGCTGCACGGGCTCGCCACCTTCCTGCGTGAGCAGGGCGCGAGCATGGTGACCGTTGGTCCCATCGAATATGTGTTCGCCGCAGACAATCCCCTGTTCGAGGCTCTGGAAGCGCGTCTCGGCTGA
- a CDS encoding aminopeptidase N (TIGRFAM: aminopeptidase N~PFAM: peptidase M61 domain protein; Peptidase M1 membrane alanine aminopeptidase~KEGG: bms:BR0617 aminopeptidase N), protein MRDAEPKAIHLADYRPPDWLVDKVELDFALHPSQSRVTARLALRRNPEGTAGAPVVLEGDGLTLIRLAIDGKPLAGPSFEASPERLTLAHPPADAFVLEVETLVDPTANTQLMGLYRTSGNYCTQCEPEGFRRITYYPDRPDVLSVFTTRIEADKAEAPILLGNGNLVESGDIPGTARHFAVWHDPWPKPSYLFALVGGKLAKVSDSFTTVSGRKVELGIYVEEGKEARAGYAMDALKRSMRWDEEAFGREYDLDVFNIVAVSDFNMGAMENKGLNVFNDKYVLATPETATDADYSGIEGVIAHEYFHNWTGNRITCRDWFQLCLKEGLTVFRDQEFSSDQRSRPVKRIADVRMLKAAQFTEDSGPLAHPVRPQTYREINNFYTATVYEKGAEVVRMLKTLLGEEGFRKGMDLYFERHDGDAATIEDFVASFADATGRDLTQFALWYAQSGTPLLNISGSYDKEAGTFRLDVKQSVPPTPGQSDKKPMLIPLALGLVGPDGRDMPLTLGNTPVEHGVIEVKEAAQSFLFTGLDARPVPSLNRGFSAPVNLVSDLTEADRVFLAAHDGDPFNRFDSLQRIALELLKAGARSGTLPAPDALVTAACAVVADTALDAAFKAQALALPGESEVARELGSDVNPDAVFAARKALRIAVGTALAADFARVYASTGSAGAFSPDAGSAGLRALHNLALDYLAVTGAAEGIARAKAQFEAADNMTDRFAALAVLAQHDVPEREAALDAFYRRFESDALVIDKWFVLQAQIPSEGTLDRVKGLMLHPAFSLSNPNRVRSLIGAFAAANPTQFNRADGAGHAFVADTVLSLDGKNPQVAARLLASFKTFRQLEPVRRASAEAALRRVAQTPGLSADVADIATRSLG, encoded by the coding sequence ATGCGTGATGCCGAGCCCAAAGCCATCCACCTCGCCGACTACCGCCCGCCGGACTGGCTGGTGGACAAGGTGGAGCTGGACTTCGCGCTCCATCCCTCCCAGAGCCGCGTCACCGCCCGCCTCGCGCTGCGCCGCAACCCGGAGGGGACCGCCGGCGCGCCGGTGGTGCTGGAAGGCGATGGCCTGACGCTGATACGCCTCGCCATCGACGGCAAGCCGCTGGCCGGCCCGAGCTTCGAAGCGAGCCCCGAGCGCCTCACCCTGGCCCACCCGCCGGCCGACGCCTTCGTGCTGGAGGTGGAGACGCTGGTGGACCCCACCGCCAACACCCAGCTCATGGGCCTCTACCGCACGTCCGGCAATTACTGCACCCAGTGCGAGCCCGAGGGCTTCCGCCGCATCACCTATTATCCCGACCGGCCGGACGTGCTGTCGGTCTTCACCACCCGCATCGAGGCGGACAAGGCCGAGGCGCCGATCCTGCTCGGCAACGGCAATCTGGTGGAAAGCGGCGACATCCCCGGCACGGCGCGCCATTTCGCCGTCTGGCACGACCCGTGGCCGAAGCCCTCCTATCTGTTCGCGCTGGTGGGCGGGAAGCTTGCCAAGGTTTCCGACAGCTTCACCACCGTCTCCGGCCGCAAGGTGGAGCTGGGAATCTATGTGGAGGAGGGTAAGGAGGCCCGCGCCGGCTATGCCATGGACGCGCTGAAGCGCTCCATGCGCTGGGACGAGGAGGCCTTCGGCCGCGAATACGACCTCGACGTGTTCAACATCGTGGCCGTCTCCGACTTCAACATGGGGGCCATGGAGAACAAGGGCCTCAACGTCTTCAACGACAAATACGTGCTGGCCACCCCCGAGACCGCCACCGACGCCGATTATTCCGGCATCGAGGGGGTCATCGCCCACGAATATTTCCACAACTGGACCGGCAACCGCATCACCTGCCGCGACTGGTTCCAGCTGTGCCTGAAGGAAGGCCTCACCGTCTTCCGCGACCAAGAATTCTCCTCCGACCAGCGCTCGCGTCCGGTGAAGCGCATCGCCGACGTGCGCATGCTCAAGGCGGCCCAGTTCACCGAGGATTCCGGCCCCCTCGCCCACCCGGTCCGGCCGCAAACCTATCGCGAGATCAACAACTTCTACACCGCGACCGTCTATGAGAAGGGCGCGGAGGTGGTGCGCATGCTCAAAACCCTCCTGGGCGAGGAGGGGTTCCGAAAGGGCATGGACCTCTATTTCGAGCGCCATGACGGGGATGCCGCCACCATCGAGGATTTCGTCGCGTCCTTCGCCGACGCCACCGGCCGCGACCTCACCCAGTTTGCCCTCTGGTACGCCCAGTCGGGCACGCCGCTCCTCAACATCAGCGGCAGCTATGACAAGGAGGCCGGCACCTTCCGCCTCGACGTGAAGCAGTCGGTGCCGCCCACGCCGGGCCAAAGCGACAAGAAGCCCATGCTGATCCCGCTGGCCCTCGGTCTCGTCGGGCCGGACGGGCGCGACATGCCGCTGACGCTCGGCAACACACCGGTGGAACACGGCGTGATCGAGGTGAAGGAGGCCGCCCAGAGCTTCCTCTTCACCGGCCTCGACGCACGGCCCGTCCCCTCCCTCAACCGGGGCTTCTCCGCCCCCGTGAACCTCGTCAGCGACCTCACCGAGGCTGACCGGGTGTTCCTCGCCGCCCATGACGGCGATCCGTTCAACCGCTTCGATTCGCTGCAGCGCATCGCCCTCGAGCTGCTGAAGGCCGGCGCCCGGTCCGGCACCTTGCCGGCGCCGGACGCGCTGGTCACCGCCGCCTGCGCGGTGGTGGCCGATACCGCTCTCGATGCCGCCTTCAAGGCGCAGGCCCTCGCCCTCCCCGGCGAGAGCGAGGTGGCGCGCGAGCTGGGCAGCGATGTCAATCCCGACGCCGTCTTCGCCGCCCGCAAGGCGCTGCGGATCGCGGTGGGAACCGCCCTCGCGGCGGACTTTGCCCGCGTTTACGCTAGCACCGGGTCCGCCGGTGCCTTCTCACCCGACGCCGGCTCGGCCGGGCTGCGGGCGCTGCACAACCTCGCCCTCGATTATCTGGCCGTCACCGGCGCGGCCGAGGGCATCGCCCGCGCCAAGGCCCAGTTCGAGGCGGCGGACAACATGACCGACCGCTTCGCCGCCCTCGCCGTGCTGGCCCAGCACGACGTGCCGGAGCGCGAAGCCGCCCTCGACGCCTTCTATCGCCGCTTCGAGAGCGACGCGCTCGTGATCGACAAGTGGTTCGTGCTGCAGGCGCAGATCCCGTCCGAGGGGACGCTGGACCGGGTGAAGGGCCTGATGCTGCATCCGGCCTTCTCGCTCTCCAACCCCAACCGGGTGCGCTCCCTCATCGGAGCGTTCGCCGCCGCCAACCCCACCCAGTTCAACCGGGCGGACGGCGCCGGGCATGCCTTCGTGGCCGATACGGTGCTGAGCCTCGACGGCAAGAACCCGCAGGTGGCCGCGCGGCTGCTGGCGTCGTTCAAGACGTTCCGCCAGCTGGAGCCGGTGCGGCGCGCCAGCGCCGAGGCCGCCCTGCGCCGCGTGGCGCAGACCCCCGGCCTGTCGGCGGATGTCGCCGACATCGCCACCCGCTCGCTGGGGTGA
- a CDS encoding conserved hypothetical protein (KEGG: mlo:mll6588 hypothetical protein), with amino-acid sequence MDELIFRLAVALAIGLVVGVERGWRERTEPPGSRTAGVRTYALCGLLGGVSAALAQAFESPAVFIASSLGFAAVFAGFKYREMVKDEDFGITGIIAALLVFALGALAVAGDPAAAGAAAIAATGLLAAREVLHGLLAKLTWVELRSALVLLGMTVIVLPLLPDRTLDPFDSINLRQIWLFMVLTATISFAGYVAVRVAGPEKGILISALAGALVSSTAVTIAFARRAAAGEPATLLAGGAVLAAMVSLLRVLVICMVVAPSLLVTLAPPALAAALAFAVAGGVLVRHAGDAEGEASLGNPFELGPLAAFAGMFGFVSAVSGILLKYVGPGSLYLVSAVAGIVDVDVPSLNAARLAGNGLSLHGAALAILIAMGMNALGRVGFAAAAGPAGFTLRLGAATAAAAGAALVVLLVAQGW; translated from the coding sequence ATGGACGAGCTGATCTTCCGCCTCGCGGTCGCGCTCGCCATCGGGCTGGTGGTGGGGGTGGAGCGGGGCTGGCGCGAGCGCACCGAGCCGCCCGGAAGCCGCACCGCCGGGGTGCGCACCTATGCGCTGTGCGGCCTGCTCGGCGGGGTCAGTGCGGCGCTTGCACAGGCGTTCGAAAGCCCGGCTGTCTTCATCGCCTCGAGCCTCGGCTTCGCCGCCGTCTTCGCCGGCTTCAAGTATCGCGAGATGGTGAAGGACGAGGATTTCGGCATCACCGGCATCATCGCCGCCCTTCTGGTGTTCGCCCTCGGCGCGCTGGCGGTGGCGGGAGACCCGGCGGCGGCAGGCGCGGCCGCCATTGCTGCCACCGGGCTTCTGGCGGCGCGCGAGGTGCTGCACGGCCTTCTTGCGAAGCTCACATGGGTGGAGCTGCGCTCGGCCCTCGTCCTGCTGGGGATGACGGTGATTGTCCTGCCCCTGCTGCCGGACCGCACCCTCGACCCGTTCGACAGCATCAACCTGCGGCAGATCTGGCTGTTCATGGTGCTGACTGCCACCATCTCCTTCGCCGGCTATGTGGCGGTGAGGGTGGCCGGGCCGGAAAAGGGCATCCTCATCAGCGCGCTGGCGGGGGCGCTGGTGTCCTCCACCGCCGTCACCATCGCCTTCGCCCGCCGCGCGGCGGCCGGGGAGCCGGCGACCCTGCTGGCCGGCGGCGCGGTTCTGGCGGCCATGGTCTCGCTGCTGCGGGTGCTGGTGATCTGCATGGTGGTCGCGCCCAGCCTGCTCGTCACCCTCGCCCCGCCGGCGCTGGCGGCGGCGCTGGCCTTTGCGGTCGCGGGTGGCGTCCTGGTGCGCCATGCCGGGGATGCGGAAGGCGAGGCCAGCCTTGGCAACCCGTTCGAACTCGGCCCCCTCGCCGCCTTCGCAGGCATGTTCGGCTTCGTCTCCGCGGTCAGCGGCATCCTCCTGAAATATGTGGGGCCGGGCAGCCTCTACCTCGTTAGCGCGGTGGCCGGCATCGTGGATGTGGACGTGCCGTCCCTGAACGCGGCCCGGCTCGCGGGCAACGGCCTGTCGCTGCACGGCGCCGCCCTCGCCATCCTGATCGCCATGGGCATGAATGCGCTGGGGCGGGTGGGGTTCGCGGCGGCGGCAGGGCCCGCCGGCTTCACCCTGCGTCTCGGCGCGGCCACCGCCGCGGCGGCGGGAGCGGCGCTTGTCGTCCTGCTGGTGGCGCAGGGGTGGTGA